In Halorubrum sp. PV6, a single window of DNA contains:
- a CDS encoding IS5 family transposase — translation MTQISRFIGEVVPVAQRVTGDGGESAAPDGGGGFADYALVSLHCLRIYLDTSYRMTIDLLKEMPQITGEIGLSAADLSAPSTLCKAFDRISMSVCRVLLRQSAQLHDLSEHAAIDATFYDRSPASRHYCQRISYRVQKLKVTKLVDTASQAVLDVHCSTNREGSDADLAEQIARRNAGDLRSLAADKGYDKQSLREGLRELGIRPLIKHRIFAPYDHAHNARIDDNRYNQRSMTETVNSAVKRSLGFAVRARSWFREFREIALMCVVYKIKRFVKQ, via the coding sequence ATGACACAAATCTCCCGCTTCATCGGGGAGGTTGTGCCGGTTGCTCAAAGAGTTACTGGCGATGGAGGCGAATCCGCCGCCCCGGACGGTGGCGGCGGATTCGCCGACTACGCACTCGTTTCCCTCCACTGTCTCCGGATTTACCTCGATACGTCGTACCGTATGACGATCGACTTGCTCAAAGAGATGCCACAAATAACCGGGGAGATCGGCCTCAGCGCGGCCGATCTCTCCGCGCCGTCCACGTTGTGTAAGGCGTTCGACCGGATCAGCATGAGCGTCTGTCGAGTGCTGCTGCGCCAGTCGGCGCAGCTGCACGATCTCTCTGAACACGCCGCGATCGACGCCACGTTCTACGACCGCTCACCAGCCAGCCGCCACTACTGCCAGCGAATCAGCTACCGCGTTCAGAAGCTGAAAGTCACGAAACTCGTCGATACAGCATCGCAAGCCGTCCTTGACGTTCACTGCTCAACCAACCGAGAAGGAAGCGACGCAGACCTCGCTGAGCAGATCGCTCGCCGGAACGCGGGCGATCTGCGGTCTCTTGCGGCCGATAAGGGCTACGATAAGCAATCGCTCCGCGAAGGTCTGCGTGAGCTCGGGATCAGACCGCTGATCAAGCACCGCATCTTCGCACCGTACGACCACGCACACAACGCCAGAATCGACGATAACCGCTACAATCAGCGCTCTATGACCGAAACCGTGAACTCAGCTGTCAAGCGCTCGCTCGGCTTCGCCGTGCGAGCGCGGTCCTGGTTCCGTGAGTTCCGCGAAATCGCGCTGATGTGTGTCGTCTATAAGATTAAACGCTTCGTCAAACAGTGA